From Danio rerio strain Tuebingen ecotype United States chromosome 7, GRCz12tu, whole genome shotgun sequence, the proteins below share one genomic window:
- the LOC141375147 gene encoding uncharacterized protein → MFLISTFFVLEFHLAMSMTLRVIVHDSDIRKVVLEETPADADADALKQVLQKKLQLAYPFNLQYEDPFFNNALCNISDINDLPERATVKIIPLDTSPSSSQADTIILSGSDTSEQLSVERQIVWPDEIPKFSVNVEYLLRQGNLAFMKDGTTADVGRDIKHDILEGLAGAIYTFRAYPSDEDFTQVAKSKMRKSGCSDVAIGEKRGAMKATKHQGIKKPRRSELNFLPNFPNGENEESQECTRIELVEEMKRRPLNMSLIGQKMDSTFALRRKEIVHSEPLVSDILEKWPALFLESQIFAEFSRISGRNLRSEFYTALDTHSARLIEIFKKRGGNQGKKLDEILQQVYSKPSDVTVVRSAVLQGLPVLLGDESEDFFRMCFDLDVEADFSGVDVGLLTIFCEDMPARCPNDLNVDAKRAIILEEKVVMDDVPTLPHAVCLLFALIYALNLDYPKTMSNTFEFVQRVMLSLGAKNLKPKLQTLKNQLFR, encoded by the exons ATGTTTCTGATTTCTACTTTCTTTGTTTTAGAATTTCACTTAGCCATGTCCATGACACTTCGCGTTATTGTGCACGACAGTGACATCCGGAAGGTTGTCTTAGAGGAAACACCAGCTGATGCTGATGCTGATGCTTTAAAACAAGTGCTGCAGAAGAAACTGCAACTTGCATACCCATTCAACCTCCAGTATGAAGACCCtttttttaacaatgcattatGCAATATCAGTGACATTAATGACTTACCAGAGAGAGCGACGGTGAAAATAATTCCTCTGGACACATCACCTTCCTCAAGTCAAGCTGACACCATAATTCTCTCAGGTTCTGATACATCAGAGCAGTTGTCTGTTGAACGACAGATTGTATGGCCAGATGAGATACCTAAATTCTCGGTTAATGTTGAGTATCTTCTACGACAGGGAAACCTAGCTTTTATGAAAGATGGTACAACTGCTGACGTTGGAAGAGACATAAAACATGACATACTGGAGGGGCTTGCTGGGGCCATTTACACATTTAGGGCCTATCCAAGTGATGAGGATTTTACCCAAGTTGCTAAATCAAAAATGCGTAAATCTGGCTGTAGTGATGTTGCAATTGGGGAAAAGAGAGGTGCCATGAAGGCAACAAAGCATCAAGGCATCAAAAAACCCAGACGATCTGAGTTGAATTTCTTGCCAAACTTTCCTAATGGCGAAAATGAAGAAAGCCAAGAATGTACAAGAATAGAACTTGTAGAAGAAATGAAAAGGAGGCCTCTAAACATGAGCTTGATTGGCCAAAAGATGGACAGTACATTTGCCTTGAGACGAAAAGAAATTGTCCACTCTGAACCTCTTGTCAGTGACATCTTGGAAAAGTGGCCGGCACTTTTTTTGGAAAGtcag ATCTTTGCAGAATTCAGTCGAATTTCGGGAAGAAATTTGAGATCGGAGTTCTACACTGCATTAGACACACACTCAGCTCGCTTGATagaaattttcaaaaaaagaGGAGGAAATCAGGGAAAAAAACTAGATGAGATTTTGCAACAAGTTTATTCTAAG CCATCTGATGTGACAGTTGTCCGCTCCGCAGTTCTTCAGGGTCTTCCAGTCCTTTTGGGGGATGAGTCTGAAGATTTTTTCAGGATGTGTTTT GATTTGGATGTAGAGGCTGACTTCAGTGGAGTAGATGTTGGCCTGCTGACCATCTTCTGTGAGGACATGCCTGCCAGATGTCCTAATGACCTCAATGTGGATGCAAAACGGGCCATAATACTGGAAGAAAAAGTAGTGATGGACGATGTCCCTACTTTGCCACATGCAGTATGTCTCCTGTTTGCTTTGATTTATGCACTGAATTTGGACTACCCAAAGACTATGAGCAACACATTTGAATTTGTTCAACGAGTGATGCTTTCGCTGGGAGCGAAGAATCTGAAACCAAAACTTCAGACCCTTAAAAATCAGCTTTTTCGCTAA